The genomic region GCGCGCGCGACGCCGACGCGGCCGGAGCCGAGGCCCGCCACGATCGAGGCGGCGTTGCCCGCGATGATGGCCATGCCGGCCCCGACCACGTGCATCCAGCCGATGCCGCTGGCCGCGCTCGAGGCGCTGCCGTGGATGAGGCCGACCACGGTGATCCCGACCGCGTGCACGGCGGCGAGGGCGAGGAACGCGCGGCGGGGGCCGGCACGGAGGGCGCGGGTCGCGATCACGGCGGCCGCGAGGTAGAGGATGCCCTGGAGGATGAAGCCCGCGTTCATCACCGCGTGCAGCGGCGAGTCGATGGCGCGGCCCTGGTACTCGGCGACGTCGGGCACGCCGAGGTCGCTGATGTAGTTGGCGGAGTAGCTGTAACCGGGGAAGGCGGACGCGGCGATCGCCTCGGTGCCGACGTAGACGACGGCGGCGGCGAGCCAGGCGATGCCGACGGCCGCCGGGATCAGCGGGCGAGCCACGTCACGTCCCCCTCCGCCGGCACCGGGTAGAGGCAGGTGCCCTCCTCGGGGAGCGTCGCGCTCTGGACGGTCAGCATGACGTGAGCATCCCCGTCCTGGAGGAGGCTGATGCCCCATCCGCGCGGGAAGCTCGTGGTGAGACCCTCGCCCTGTCCGGGCTGGAAGGCTCCGAATGCCGCGACCTTCGTGAACACGTCGGGGAGGCACCCTTCGATGGGCGTGAACGGTCCCGTGAGCAGGCGGACACCGATGGACTCGGGCACGTCGTCGAAGCCGGAGAGGCGCACCTCGAGATCGTGTGCCCGTCCGGTGTCCGTGACCGTGATGCGTCCGGCCTCGCGACCTCCCGTGAAGGGGCGGGTGATGATCCCGGAGGCGATCTCGACGGGGCCGATCGCCGCCGTCGAAGAGGAGGTGGGCTCCTCGACGACCTGCGGAGCGGGCGGGTCCGCGGGCGTGGGGCGGGGTTCGGACCGCGTCGACCGAACGTCCTCGGAGGCCGGGGCCACAGGCGTCGCGGCGGTGCAGCCACCGAGGGCCAACGTCACCAGTGCGAGCGCTGCCACGGCGAGGAGCGCATGCGACGGGCGTGCGGGCGTCGGGCTCCTCCTGCGGTGCATGGGCATGGGTCGATCATCGCCGAGACCGGAGGTGGCCGCATCATCCT from Clavibacter michiganensis subsp. insidiosus harbors:
- a CDS encoding DUF998 domain-containing protein codes for the protein MARPLIPAAVGIAWLAAAVVYVGTEAIAASAFPGYSYSANYISDLGVPDVAEYQGRAIDSPLHAVMNAGFILQGILYLAAAVIATRALRAGPRRAFLALAAVHAVGITVVGLIHGSASSAASGIGWMHVVGAGMAIIAGNAASIVAGLGSGRVGVARAIRVASVALGVVGLVALALLEALGGSTIDGIWERGSVYTVTAWELMAGVAVLVAARRHRARPHG